CAACCGCCTGCTAGATTTTCTGTACCTATGCTATTGATCGCAAATTCTCTTCCGCAATTATTGCAAGTCATCACATTCCCTGATTGTCTATAGCCACGTTTGCTATCATAGCAAACATCACAAGCATCTGTTCCCAAGTGGATTTTTCCATCGCTTCCTTTGACCAAGAAATATTTAACATCTACACCATTAGAATCGTAAGTGTACCACTTAGCCGCTGAAATCACTTTCGATGTTGAGATTTGAATAGTATCACCAACAACAGCACTTGAGCTGGGCTCTGTGATTGCGCTTGAACTCGGCTCTGTTATTGCGCCTGAGCTTGGTTCAATGACTGCATTTGACTGTTCAAGATTTGTAGAAGTCTTATTGAAAATCGAATTGTAGCTTAAACTGATTCCTATGATCGCGATTAATATTGTTGCTACAATAGCAATTTTATTTCGATTTGAAGACCCTTTTTCAACATTTTTGCCGTGAACATATAGCATATGATTAGAGTAATTTTCAGGCCTAACGTATACATTACATTTCTGACAGTAATTACGTGTGCTCTTCTTCTTCAAAACAATCCCTCCAATTTATTTAGATTCTTATCATAACA
This Candidatus Bathyarchaeota archaeon DNA region includes the following protein-coding sequences:
- a CDS encoding DUF2318 domain-containing protein, which produces MKKKSTRNYCQKCNVYVRPENYSNHMLYVHGKNVEKGSSNRNKIAIVATILIAIIGISLSYNSIFNKTSTNLEQSNAVIEPSSGAITEPSSSAITEPSSSAVVGDTIQISTSKVISAAKWYTYDSNGVDVKYFLVKGSDGKIHLGTDACDVCYDSKRGYRQSGNVMTCNNCGREFAINSIGTENLAGGCWPSYIPLEIDGDSAIIEKSDLNEKRYMFE